In Myxocyprinus asiaticus isolate MX2 ecotype Aquarium Trade chromosome 3, UBuf_Myxa_2, whole genome shotgun sequence, the following proteins share a genomic window:
- the LOC127427992 gene encoding insulin-like isoform X2 translates to MAVWLQAGGLLFLLAVSIVNTNGETQHRLCGSDLVGAFMRVCGSSKRDADLLLGFIPPQSGQENEVSDFAFKDHAELIRKRGIVEQCCFNTCTYTELKNYC, encoded by the exons ATGGCAGTGTGGCTCCAGGCTGGTGGTTTGCTGTTCCTCTTGGCTGTCTCTATTGTCAACACAAATGGAGAAACCCAGCATCGTCTGTGTGGATCTGACCTTGTTGGAGCATTTATGCGGGTCTGTGGCAGCTCCAAGAGAGATGCTGACCTCCTCCTGG GTTTCATTCCtcctcaatctggccaggaaaaTGAGGTGTCTGACTTTGCATTTAAAGATCATGCTGAGCTGATAAGGAAGAGAGGCATTGTGGAGCAGTGTTGCttcaacacatgcacatacactgaACTGAAGAATTACTGCTAA
- the LOC127427992 gene encoding insulin-like isoform X1 produces MAVWLQAGALLFLLAVSIVNTNGETQHRLCGSDLVGAFMRVCGSSKRDVDLLLGFIPPQSGQENEVSDFAFKDHAELIRKRGIVEQCCFNTCTYTELKNYC; encoded by the exons ATGGCAGTGTGGCTCCAGGCTGGTGCTTTGCTGTTCCTCTTGGCTGTCTCTATTGTCAACACAAATGGAGAAACCCAGCATCGTCTGTGTGGATCTGACCTTGTTGGAGCATTTATGCGGGTCTGTGGCAGCTCCAAGAGAGATGTTGACCTCCTCCTGG GTTTCATTCCtcctcaatctggccaggaaaaTGAGGTGTCTGACTTTGCATTTAAAGATCATGCTGAGCTGATAAGGAAGAGAGGCATTGTGGAGCAGTGTTGCttcaacacatgcacatacactgaACTGAAGAATTACTGCTAA